Proteins found in one Macrobrachium nipponense isolate FS-2020 chromosome 4, ASM1510439v2, whole genome shotgun sequence genomic segment:
- the LOC135211345 gene encoding uncharacterized protein LOC135211345: protein MLHVDRKGRFVIGQELDSLEGGFNYRQSTHGDIAQLQLFPTALDQSHLETYVKCNTPKTDLKPIFSFGEEMADFQIRGSVAKSEVNLKELCKEKRELFMLPEKRIFRIARDACRRMKGLLAVPRNESENREIYNEIIRFNEQCVDAYGSIYWIGGKGDVQTGKWLRLDDRAEFSWTNFETGYGKVSDYRNCMSAGGKSFPYMWFATNCEFYACPLCNFSDAASFTVRGLCKDTLIDHSLSLYDYKNDKPQFVGQFYTSIYWDNETMTWTIGNRAEKNLWGAMEMTTHDDYPVGVKTWNITGDKCASNVVKMLITACSSSEYTCDDGMCIKKNQRCDMIIDCPDNSDEANCSIIQIPFGYSTQLPPPKPTGSPLPIRFFIGIISVREINILGFKMAIDVTLQLRWRDKRLLMKNLQENTIANKVQDPENVWQPTMQIEDGSTSLADVMLRSEALMVERQSAPAPDDESRVHEDDLYLGAENTLYLHQVNTIGFTCQFQLQRYPFDKQMCSLTFRLIGVSTDFIVLMQDGIGVDFLGQRMLLEYEVTLVNMTFINNSRDDVGQKVAIELRNLYGYYISNTYIPTTLLVIICYLTLFFDLSDFTNRVMVSLTSLLVLSSLFTQTSQSIPRTAYLKLIDLWFVVLIIIVFLFVLVLVVIEGLRLRGQNQSKVLAPFRPKWVTSESVSKLSNHHVWGTDPHSINVATQVIMPVLIGIFIAVYTSVCYSGL from the exons ATGCTTCATGTGGACAGAAAAGGTAGATTTGTAATAGGCCAAGAGTTGGACTCACTCGAAGGTGGCTTTAATTATCGTCAATCCACACACGGCGATATAGCTCAGCTCCAGCTCTTCCCCACAGCACTTGATCAGTCCCATCTCGAGACTTATGTTAAATGTAACACTCCAAAAACGGACTTAAAGCCAATATTTTCTTTCGGTGAagaaatggctgattttcaaATACGTGGATCTGTAGCAAAATCAGAGGTTAATCTTAAGGAGCTGTGCAAAGAAAAGCGAGAACTCTTCATGCTGCCAGAGAAAAGGATTTTTCGCATCGCTCGTGATGCTTGTAGGAGGATGAAGGGTCTTCTAGCTGTTCCTCGAAATGAGTCTGAGAACAGAGAGATATATAATGAAATCATTAGGTTTAATGAACAGTGCGTTGATGCATATGGCTCAATCTACTGGATAGGTGGAAAAGGAGATGTTCAGACAGGTAAGTGGCTCCGCCTGGACGATAGAGCCGAGTTCTCATGGACCAACTTTGAAACTGGGTATGGGAAAGTTTCGGATTATAGGAACTGCATGAGTGCTGGGGGGAAGAGCTTTCCTTACATGTGGTTTGCTACCAACTGCGAGTTCTATGCTTGTCCACTATGCAATTTTTCTGATGCTGCTTCCTTTACTGTTAGAGGACTTTGTAAAGATACACTCATTGACCATTCATTGTCATTATACGACTACAAAAACGACAAGCCACAATTTGTTGGCCAGTTTTATACAAGCATATACTGGGACAATGAAACGATGACATGGACAATAGGAAACCGTGCTGAAAAAAATCTCTGGGGCGCCATGGAGATGACAACACATGATGATTATCCAGTTGGAGTAAAGACCTGGAACATCACTGGGGATAAATGTGCGTCTAATGTT GTAAAGATGCTAATCACAGCATGTAGCTCCAGTGAGTACACGTGTGATGACGGTATGTGCATTAAGAAAAATCAGCGCTGCGACATGATCATAGACTGTCCCGACAATAGTGATGAGGCCAACTGCAGCATCATTCAGATCCCGTTTGGCTATTCCACACAGCTACCTCCACCCAAACCCACAGGCTCGCCACTTCCCATCAGATTCTTCATTGGCATCATTTCCGTTAGAGAAATTAATATACTGGGCTTCAAAATGGCCATTGATGTCACTCTACAACTTCGCTGGAGAGACAAGAGGCTGCTCATGAAAAATCTGCAGGAAAATACAATCGCAAACAAGGTACAGGATCCAGAAAATGTGTGGCAGCCAACCATGCAGATCGAAGATGGATCAACTAGTCTTGCCGATGTGATGCTCAGGTCCGAAGCATTGATGGTTGAAAGACAGAGCGCTCCAGCTCCTGATGACGAATCCAGGGTTCATGAAG ACGACCTTTACCTGGGCGCAGAGAACACGCTCTACTTGCACCAGGTCAACACCATAGGCTTCACCTGCCAGTTCCAGCTGCAGAGGTATCCGTTCGATAAGCAGATGTGTTCGCTCACCTTCAGACTCATCGGCGTTTCCACAGATTTCATCGTCTTGATGCAG GACGGTATCGGCGTTGACTTCCTGGGGCAGAGAATGCTCCTGGAATACGAGGTGACGTTGGTCAACATGACCTTCATTAACAATTCGAGGGACGACGTCGGTCAAAAG GTGGCGATAGAGCTGAGGAATCTCTACGGATACTACATCAGCAACACCTACATCCCTACAACGCTTCTGGTCATCATCTGCTACCTCACCCTCTTCTTCGACCTCAGCGATTTCACG AATCGTGTGATGGTGTCACTGACTTCGCTCCTGGTGTTGTCTTCCCTCTTCACCCAGACGAGTCAGAGCATTCCAAGGACGGCTTATCTCAAGCTCATCGACTTGTGGTTCGTCGTGCTTATCATCATCGTGTTCCTGTTCGTCCTCGTTTTAGTGGTCATTGAAGGCCTCCGTCTTAGGGGTCAGAACCAATCTAAGGTCCTTGCCCCCTTCAGACCGAAGTGGGTCACTTCGGAAAGTGTTTCGAAGCTGTCAAATCATCATGTTTGGGGCACGGATCCACATTCTATCAACGTTGCTACTCAAGTCATAATGCCGGTTCTCATTGGGATTTTCATTGCTGTTTATACAAGTGTCTGTTATTCTGGGCTGTAG